In Terriglobus aquaticus, the genomic window CGCTTGCCGTTCTCGCGAACGACGTTGACCTGTGGTGCGGAGCCGAGGCGTACCTGCGCCACGTCCTTCATTTGGACCACCGCCCCGTTAGCGGCGCGGATTGGCATGTCGTTCATCGCGCTGACCAACGCGGGCGACGAGTTCAGCTTGATGATGAACTCTCGATCGCCCATGCGCGCGACACCGGCGGGCAGAATCAGATTCTGCTGGTTCAGCGCGGTCGAAATATCCTGGGCTGCAAGGTGGTGCGAGTACAGCAGGTTCGGATCGATATCCACCTGCACCTGGCGCACCTTGCCCCCGTACGGCAGAGGCACGGAAGCACCCTGCACGTTGGCCAGCCGCGGTCGGACAAACGAGGTGCCGTCGTCGTATAGATCTTCTTCCGTGAGCCCTTGACCATTCAGAGCGAGCTGAACGATGGGCACGCTCGAAGCGTCGTATTTGATGATGTTGGGCGGGTATGTGCCCGGCGGCAGGATGCGCAGAATCGTTTGCACCACCGCGGTGATCTGCGACAACGCGAGCTCCACCTTTACGGTGGGCTGAAAGTACACGCGAATGACGGACACACCCTGGTAGCTTTCGCTGGACGTGTGTTCGATGTCGTTGACAGTGGTGGACAGAGCCCGCTCGCACACGGTGACGATGCGGCCTTCCATGTCCTGTGGAGGCAGTCCGCTATAGCTCCAAACAATCGTGACAACAGGAATGTTGATGTACGGATAGATATCTTTCGGCGCAGTGATCACCGTGCCGATGCCAAGCAGCATGATGAGCATCGATAACACGACAAACGTATACGGGCGCCGCAGCGCCAGGCGTACGATCCACATCCCTGCTTCTTTCCCTTGCTGATGTCAGTGCGTTGGATGCAAAAACATTGTGGAGTGTGCCAGCGATCGCAATTGGCAGACAGTTGTTGATCAGGCGACAATGCCGGTATGACAACGGCATCCGCGTTTCTGGGCATTGACTGCGGCACACAAGGAACCAAGGCGCTGCTGCTGCAGCAGGATGGCAAGACCCTGGGCCGCGGCTACGCCAAGCACGACATCATCGAGCGCGCCAATGGAGCGCGCGAGCAGGATCCGCGATGGTGGGTGGATGCGTTGAAAACGAGTGTGGCCGCTGCCATGGCCTCGCACCCGAACGCTGCTGTGCAGGGCATCGGCATCTCGGGTCAACAACACGGGCTGGTTGTGTTGGACGAAGCGAACGAGGTCATTCGTCCCGCCAAACTTTGGAACGACACGGAAACCGCGCCGCAGAATGAAAAGCTGCTGACCCACTTCGGTGGACCGGAAGCATGGATAGAGCGGTTCGGCATCGTCCCGCGAACGGGCTACACCGTAAGCAAGCTGCTTTGGCTGAAAGAGGTTGAGCCGCAGAACTTCGCGCGAGTGCGCCACATCCTCCTGCCGCATGAGTACTTGAACCTCTGGTTGACCGGAAACCTTCGTGCGGAATACGGCGACGCCTCCGGAACCGGGTACTTCGACCCGCGCAGCCGCAAGTGGATTGCCGAGGTGCTGCAGTGGATTGACGGAGGAAGCGGTCAGTTGGTCTCAGCACTGCCGCAGCTGATCACGCCGGAAGACGCCGTCGGCAAGCTCCGCCCCGAGATCGCGGACGAGCTTGGACTACCGCACGACTGCCTGGTTGCAAGCGGCGGTGGCGACAACATGATGGGAGCTCTGGGCACCGGCAACGTGAAACAGGGCGTGGTGACCATGAGCCTCGGAACATCGTCTACGGTGTACAGCTATCGCGACGCTCCCGCCGAGGATCGCAGCGGCAACGTTGCGCCCTTCTGCAGCAGCAGTGGCGGGTGGCTGCCGCTGGTCTGCACGATGAACGCGACCAACGTGGTCACACAAACAGTGGAACTGATCGGCAGCACTGTAGCCGCTCTGGAACCCGCATTGCAGAACACACCGCCCGGCGCCGATGGCCTGGTGTGGCTTCCATTTCTGAATGGCGAGCGCACCCCCGACCTGCCCTCCGCACGCGGCACGCTGCTGGGCGTCTCAGCAAACAACTACACGCAACAGCACCTGATCCGCGCCATGGTGGAAGGCGTCAGCTTCGGCATCCTCGCAGGCTTGGAGCTGATCCTGCAAGGCGCCGCTGCGCAAACCGTACAACTGATCGGTGGCGGCGCGAAGTCGGCCGAATGGCGGCAACTGCTGGCGGATGCAACGGGCGCAACGATTCAGGTGCCTGCGGAGGAAGAAGCAGGCTGCCTCGGTGCCGCCATTCAGGCGATGTACGCGTGCGGCTGCGCCGCGGGAGACGGCGGTTCGTTTCAGGAGTTGGCCGACCGCTATGTGCGCGTGGATGATTCCAAGACGGCGAGGCCGAACCCTGCGAACCGTGATCTCTACCGTGCAGCCATGCGCGCTTACCAGGATGCACTTCACCACCAGTATCCGGAGACGGCAGGCAGCAGCGCAACATAGCAGAGCCGCGCTCTGCTGTAATGGGAGAGTTCATGCAAGCCGCTCCTATTCACGGTCTCCTGATTCTCGATAAGCCCGCGGGCCTCACCTCGCACGACGTGGTTGCGCTGGCCCGGCGCGCCACGAACGAGCGCTCCATCGGACACCTGGGAACGCTCGATCCCATGGCCACCGGCGTGCTCCCGCTTCTGATCGGCAAGTGGACGCGGCTGGCTTCGTTCTTCTCCACCGCAGAGAAGCTCTATACCGGCACCATCCGCTTCGGCTTCAGCACCGATACTTTCGACGCCGAGGGCGAGCGCATGAGCGAGCCGGAGCCGCTGACGCGCTCACTGGAAGAGCTACGCGCCCTAGCAGAGAAGTTTCGTGGAGAGATCGATCAGATGCCGCCGGTATTTTCGGCGAAGAAGATCGATGGCGTTCCCGCATACAAGCTTGCGCGGCAGGGCAAGCCCGTCGCTTTGAAGACATCACGCATCACCATCCATAACTTCACGCTCGATGCTTTGGACGGCGACACGGCCGAGTTCAGCATCCATGTGTCGTCCGGGGGTTACGTGCGTTCGGTGGCGCATGAACTGGGTCAGCTAGCCGGGTGCGGTGCGCACTTGAGCAGCCTGCGCAGGGTGCAGGCCGGACCCTTCACGCTGCAGCAGGCATGTACCCGCGACCAGTTGATCGACGCGGTGAACCACGGAAACGTGCGCGATCTCCTGCTTCACCCGAGGACAATCCTGCCGGAGTTCCCCGCCGTCGCAGCGGACGAGTCGTCTCTGACCAAACTGCGCAACGGACAGGCAGCGAACCTGCCGGAGTATTCGCAAAGCAGGATGGTTAAGGTGTTTCGCGGTCAAACGGAGCTGGCAGCGATATGCAGGCGCGTGGCCGGAACCCTGTTCCAGCCGCACCTCAACCTCGTGTAATCGACATACCTATTTCTTCAGCATCGGCTGCAGAAAGCCGAAGATATTCTTCGCGACCTGCCGGCAGCCCTGAGCAGTGGGGTGCACCCCATCCTGCTGGATGCTTCCGCTCACGCCCCACACGCCCTGTAGCAGAAACGGGTAAAGCGGGACGGAATACTTGTCTGCGACCACGTGGTACGTGCGGTTGAACTCCTGAATGTAAGCCTGGCCGAACTGCGGCGGCAGCGTGATGCCGGCAAGCGCAACTTCGGTTCCGCTGGATTTCAGTCGCTGAACGATCGCGTCCAGGTTGGCTCGCGAACTTGCAACGGGCACTCCGCGCAGACCGTCGTTGCCGCCGAACTCCACCACCGCGATGGCCGGATGCAAGGCGAGTACGCGGTCGACGCGCGCCAGACCGTCCTTCGTGGTTTCCCCACTGATGCCCAAGTTGACCACGCGGTAGTGATACCCGGCCTTGTCCAGCAGGCCTTGCAGGCGCGACGGATAGGAGTCGGCTGCGTCTACGCCGTAGCCGGCAGTCAGGCTGTCGCCAAAGCAGGCGATCACAGGGCGACCGTCATCGACGGCCTGTTGTTCCGTGGTGCTCATAGGCTTGGAATGTGCTCGCGCAATGGCCGCCTGGTAGTTAACGGCGCTGTTCTGGTTTTCGGATTGGCGTGTGGCCTGGCCGGGTTTGCATCCGTTCAGCCAAAGAGGGAGCAGGAAAAGCAGGGTAACCAACAACAGGAGCCGGGTTCGAGAGAGGTTAGGCATAGCGTCAATCATGTGAGATGCAGTGCGATACTGAGCGCGTGAGTTCCACGCCAAGCATCCGCGTTTCCAACCTGATCAAGACCATCCGCAACGGTTCCCGAACGGTCGAAATCCTTCGGGGCATCAGCTTTGACGTGACGGCCGGCGAGTTCGTCGCCATGGTCGGCGCGTCGGGCTCCGGCAAAAGCACGCTGCTCGGTCTGCTGGCCGGGCTCGACACACCCACCAGCGGCAACGTCAATCTGAACGGAACCGAGATCAGCTACCTGAAAGAGGACGATCTTGCAGCCGTCCGGGGCCGTCTGATCGGCTTTGTCTTCCAGAGTTACCAGTTAATCCCCACGTTGACCGCGCTGGAAAACGTGTTGCTGCCCTACGAACTGAACAGCAAGGGTCAGGAGCGCGAAGGCCTGGAACGTGCCCGGGGCCTGCTGGATGCAGTGGGTCTTGCGGATCGCGGAGATCATTATCCTGTTCAGCTCTCCGGCGGCGAACAGCAGCGGGTCGCCCTGGCACGCGCGTTTGTTCTGCGTCCGCCCATCGTGCTGGCCGACGAGCCTACCGGCAACCTGGACTCGCGCAACGGCGCGCAGGTGATGGACCTCCTGCTGAACCTGAACCGGAAGGAAGGAACCACGCTTGTGCTGGTCACGCACGACCCTGCCGTTGCTGCGCACGCGTCTCGCACGCTGACCATACGCGATGGCGCGTTGGTTTCCGATCAGCGCAATGACGCCTTCCCAGGGAGCACCAGCACTAATCCGAGGTTCGGCTGATGGCAGCGCTTCCTTGGTCCACGGCGGCGCGCGTCGCCTGGCGAGAGTTGCGAGCCTCGCGCACCAAATTCCTCTTCGTGGTTCTCAGCGTCGCTGTTGGCGTGGCGGCGCTTACAGGCGTGCGCGGCTTTTCCGCATCGTTTCGACATACTCTGCTGATCCGCGCTCGGTCGATTTTGGCAGGCGATTTGGGCGCAAGGATGTTTCAGCAGCCCACACCAAAGCAACTTGCATTGCTGGACCATGCCGCAGCCGGGCTTCGCCGCACCACCGTCACAGAGATGGCGTCCATGGCCACCGCCGCGAACTCGATGGATCCATTGCTGGTCGCGCTCAAGGCCATCGACCCCCGCGAATATCCCTACTATGGCCGGGTCGATCTGCAGCCGTCCATGCCCTTGGAACAGGCCGTCGGCAACGATTCGGTTGCGGTCGGTGAAGATCTGCTGATTCGCCTCCGCTTACATGTGGGCGACAGCATCACGCTCGGTGACCGCACCTTTCGCATTGCCGCCGTGGTCGAGAGCGAGCCGGATCGCTTGTCTGGTGCCTTTGCCGCAGGACCGCGGGTGCTCTCGAGCCAGCAGCAATTGGCGGAAACACACCTGCTGGCCACCGGTTCGCGTGCGAGCGAGCGATTCCTCTTCAAACTTCCATCACCCGACGATCGTGTCGTGGCAAAGCTCAAGGCTGCGGTCGAGGAAGCCCTGCCGGAAGCGAACGTCTCCGACTATCGGGAGACCAATCCGGCGATCACTGTTGCGCTGGATCGCGCGACAGACATCCTCTCCCTCGTCTCTCTGGTGGCACTGGTGCTGGGCGCGCTGGGCGTGGCGATGGCCATGCGCACCCATCTGCTGGAGCGGCTTGACTCCATCGCCATCATGAAGTCGCTGGGTGCCCAGAGCAGCAGCGTAGTTCGCATTTATCTTCTGCAAACCATCTTCCTGGGGCTGCTGGGCGGGGTTGTCGGCGTGCTGCTGGGCGTTGCGGTGCAGGTTGCGCTGCCGCTGCTGCTTGGCCGCATGTTGGGACTCTCGCCAGAGCTGCACATCGCGGGCAGCGCAGTGCTTACCGGCATCCTTACGGGGCTGATCATCACGGTCCTGTTTACGCTGCCGCCACTGCTCGACATCCGCAACGTTCGTCCCATATCTATCTTGCGGCGCGCCGTGGATGCGGAGCCCGCTCCGGCACTGCAACAGCTGCGTCAACGCCTGCGTGCCAACCTTGTACAGGTGGGCGCTATGGTGCTGATTTTGGCCGGTCTGGCCACCATTGCCGGTGTGCTTTCCGAGTCTCGCAAGGCTGGCCTGATCTTTGTGGTCGCTCTGGTCGCGGTATTGCTGGCTCTCATCGCTGCGGCAGCTTTGCTGCTTTGGATCCTGCGGCGCACCTTACAGCGCACGCGATTTTCGCTACCGCCTGCAGTGCGCCACGGGCTGGCGAATCTGTATCGTCCCGGCAATCCCTCAGCCGCTCTGTTGGCTGCGCTTGGCTTGGGTGTGATGCAGGTTGCTATCGTCTTCTTTCTCGGCCAGGCCTTCACGCACGAGCTGAAGCTGTCCACGCGCACGGACCTACCCAACGTCTTTCTGGTCGACATCGCCGATAACGAACTACTCGGTCTACAGAGTCTGCTGAAGCAGCAGCCGGAGGTTCGCGGCACGCCGGAATTTGTTCCCGTGCTGTCCTCGCGCATCCTGTCGGTGGACGGGGTTCCAGCCGCTCAATTGAAGCTGAAGAACTTCCCTCAGCGCATGCTGCAAAGCATTACGCTCACCTGGTCGGAGACGCTCCCCGAGGGCACGACGGTGCTGCAGGGTAAGTTCTGGCAGCCTGGCGAAACGCGGGCGCAACTCGCCATCGGCGAACGTCACGCGGAACGCCTTGGTGTAAAGCTGCACTCGCACATCGTCTTCGCAGCCGGCAGCGACGCGGATCGACCGATCGATGCAGAGGTCTCAGCCATCGTTCGCTCCGACGGTCAGCACGCGTACTCGCGCGCCGAATTCATCCTGCCGCGCGCGCCGCTCGACGGCATTTCGGAGGTCTGGTACGGCGCGGTGCATTCCGACCCGAACCAGGTAGGCGAACTGCAACGGGCGTTGTACGCAAAGTATCCGACCGTCACCGTGATCAACGTGGCGCAGGCGTTTGAGCAGCTGCGGAAGATCCTTGTGCAGGTTCAGCTTGTGGTGCAGTTCCTTGCAGGTTTCTCCATCTTTGCCGGATTAGTCATTCTGGCATCAGCCGTGGCAGGCACGCGCTACCGCCGCGTGCGCGAGGTGGTTGTCCTGAAAACGCTCGGCGCTACCCGTTTGCGCATCGGATCCATCTTCACGATCGAATTCGCCGTGCTCGGCCTGGTCGCCGGCCTTGTCGGCCTGCTCTTCGCCAATCTCAGCACGCGGGCGCTGCTGCGCCAAATGGACCTGGGCTACCACCTGAACGCGGCCGAGAACCTCGGCATGTGGATCCTTGTCGCGCTGCTCACCGTGGCGACGGGATGGCTTGCAAGCTACCGCATTCTGGGCCAGAAACCACTGGAAGTATTGCGCGAAGAATAACCCTACTGCGGGTACTCTCTTCCCTTCCACGAAACCTGCTTGGCGAGACCGACCTGCTGCCAGGACCGTACCAGCAACAGCGCGAGTAGGGGCAGAGCAAACACGGCCAGCGCGATGTCGATCGCATTTGCTCCTGACCGGCGTGTCCGTGTCCAGTAGCGCAGAATCACTCGCAGCCAAAGGACCCAGAACGCTGCTCGTTGCCACAGCAGCCACGGCAGCGACAGGCTGAGCACCGGCAGGCCTACCAAAAGAACGAAGTCCAGTATTCGTGCCGCGGCCAGCCATACCGGCCGCGGAAACAAGAGGGCCAGGTTCTTCGTCCAGCCTGCCATCATCTCGCCTGTGGTGCGATACATGCGCGCCGCCACGCTTTCTGGCGCATACCGCAGGCGAATGCCGTGGCGGCGCTTCAGCAAACGCGCCAGGGCCACATCCTCCAACACGCGATCCGCAACGGCCTGATGGCCGCCTACGCTGAAGTAAGCCGCCCTCTGCACCAGCAGGAACTGCCCGTTTGCCGCGGCGATCGGACTTCCAGGATCGTTGACGAGCTTTGGTGGATACGCCGTCGCTAGTTCTGAGAACACCAGAGGCAAAAGGGCGCGCTGCACTACGTTGGCCGCGATCTGCCGCGGCGAGTAGCTCAGCATCGCCACGCCGTGCCGTTCCGCTTCGATCACGGCCCGATGCGTCGTTCCAGGCTCATGCAGCGTGTCGGCATCGGTGAACAGCAGCCACTTCGCCGTCCGCGCCACAGGCTGATTTACTCCAAACCACAGGGCGGCATTCTTGCCGGTGAACCCGTGCCGTCTCGCCTGCAGTTGCGGAGCGCGCAAGACGTGCACTCCTTCGTGCTTGCCTGCGACATCCTGCGCAATGCGTAGGGTGTCGTCCGACGATTCGTCGTCGATCACAAAGATGTGCCAGTGCCGGCCCAACTGAAACCCGTCGCCTGACTGTCCGATCAGCGATGCCAAGCACCCTGGCAGATTATGCGCCTCGTTGCGAGCCGGGATCAGTACGGACAACTCGTGGGTGTCAGCCTCGTCCTGCTCCAACTCCACATAGGACCGCGACCGCAGCGAGGATGCCGGGTGCGTGGGCGCACTTCCATCCAGCCGCAAAGTAAACTCCGGCTCCTGTGATGCTGTTTGCTGTTCCGGGTCGACCATCGCTTCGTATCATAGGACCTGTGCTGCCCTCCTTCCGCTTCGTCCGCCGTTTCGCCGCGCTCGTGCTGCCATGTGCCCTGCTGGTTGCCAGCGGCTGCAACCGGGGCGACCACCCGCAACAGGTCTCGCAGCAAGCGCCGGATTTTGTGGTTCGCGACGGTGCGCGCACGGTCCGCCTGCAGGATTATCGGGGCAAGACGGTCGTCCTGAACTTCTGGGCCACATGGTGTGCGCCCTGCCTGGACGAGTTGCCGAGCCTGCAACAGATGCAGCAGCAGGTGCCGCAGGTGCAAGTGCTGGCGGTGTCCATCGATGACGACCCCGTGGCCTACGCCGATTTCCTGAAGCAATACAAGCTGAAGCTGTTCAGTGTGCGAGATGGATCCGAAGGCGCGAACCTCCGCTTCGGATCGATCCGCGTTCCAGAAACGTTTGTGATCGACCGCAACGGTGTCATTCGCCGGAAATTCGTCGGTCCGCAGGACTGGACGTCGCCCGAAATCGAGAGCTTCCTGACGAAGCTGTAGATTAGCGTCGTCGCCAGAACCACACCGCGACGCCTGCAGCTACCGCCGCACCCACGCCCAAACGCACTCGCGCGCGCCGACGCTCCTCCAACAGAGGCCGGCGAGCAAGTTCTTCCGGTGCAGCTGTGTTCCTGTCAGGATGGCTCGCCAGGTCCAGCAACTCCGCGAGGTGCACGCCATGGCGGGAGGCGTTTTGCGAAATGGCCTCCCGGCATGAGAAACCGTCGGCCAGCACCGCCGTGGACATCGGGGCTTCCCGAACTGTGGGCAGGAGGACGCGCTCTGCGAGCGCCTGCGACACGTCGAAGTTTTCTTTCTCGAAGCCGAACGGACCCGCCATACCGCAGCAACCCGAATCCAGCACCGTGGCGCGAGCGCCCATGCGCTGCAGCACCTCTTCTTCGGCGCTCATCTTCATCAACGCCTTGTGGTGGCAATGGCCCTGGACAGTCACCTCCACGGGCCAGTGGGGCGGCTGCCAATCCGGAGCGTGCTTCTGAAGGAACTCCGACAAGAGATACGTCTGATCGCGGAGCCGCTGCGCCCGCGGATCCCCGGGCAACATCTCGGTCAACTCGTCGCGGAAGACCGACGCACAGCTCGGCTCCAACACGACGACCGGCATGCCCGCGTCCAACTCCGCTTCGATGCTGTCCAGGGTTCGCTGCAAATAAGCTTTTGCCTGGTCCAGCAAGCCGAAGTCATACAGCGGTCGTCCGCAGCAAACGTGCCCGCGGGGCACATGCACCCGGAAGCCTGCTGATTCCAACACCCGCTGCGCAGCGGACGAAACCTGCGGCTGAAAGTAGTTGTTGAACGTGTCCGGCCAGAGCAGGACATCGCGCACACCGCGTCTGTTGCCGGGCGCGCTCATCGGTCCAGCCGACTTACGAATAGATTGATAGCTGCGAGCCGCGAACTGCGGAATAGCGCGCTGCTGTGCCACTCCAAGCAGCGCCTTCGCCAGGAACGCCACGCCCGGCACACGCAGCAGCAAATTGAGTGCCTCGGGCGAGGTCCACGAAGCAAGCCGCGCCCACTGGTCGATAAACCCGAACGCATAGGCCCGCAACGGTCGCCGATGCATTCGATGATAGTGGGCCATGAACTCGGCCTTGTACGTGGCCATGTCCACGTTCACGGGGCACTCACTCTTGCAGGCCTTGCAGCTCAGGCACAGCTCCAGCGTCTCCTTCACGTCTTCGTCGTCCCACAGCGCCTCGCCCACACCGCCGCCCAGCACTTCACCCTGCAGCATTTCAAACAGCGCGTGCGCCCGGCCACGCGTCGAGTGCCGTTCGTCCCGCGTGGCCATGTAGCTGGGGCACATGGTGCCGCCGACCTCTTTGCGACACTTGCCGACACCAACGCAGCGCTCTGCCGCATGCGCAAAGCTGCCTCCATCGCTTGCATACGCAAAGTGCAGATTGGCGGGCTCCGCTGGCGCAAAGTCCGCGCCGTAGCGAAGATCGGCGTGCGGCTGGCGGGCGCGGATGAGCTTGCCGGGATTCATCTTGCCGGCTGGATCCCAGAGGTCCTTGAAGCGCTCAAACGCGCGCATCAGTTCCGAGCCGTACATCTTTTCCAGCAGCGCGCCCCGTGCCTGTCCGTCGCCGTGCTCTCCGCTCAGCGACCCGCCGAAGCTGACCGTCAGATCGGCGGCCCGGTCCAGAAACGCGCGAAAGTGCCGGATGCCCGCTTCGCTGCGCAGATCAAAGTCGATGCGCACATGCACGCACGCCTGCCCGAAGTGACCATAGAACGCGGTGTCGTACCCGAACTCGTCCAGCAGGGCGCGGAAGGCGCGCAGGTACGCGCCCAGCTTTTCCGGCGCAACCGCGTGATCCTCCCAACCTTCCCATCCAGGCTTCTGCCCCGGCACAAAGGCGGTCGCACCCAACGCTGCCTCGCGAACCTCCCACAACCGGCGCTGCTCCCTCACAGGCTTGATCAGCAGCGCCTGCGCTACTCCGCCCACCAGCGAGTCTGCAAAAGCCGCAGCCCGCTCCTGGCTCTCAGCTTCAGTGTCGGCGCCGAACTCTACGTACAGCCAGCCGTTACCCGCAGGCAGCAGACCGATGCTCGCCAGCAGCATCGACTTGCGGCGCATGAATTCGACCAGCTTGCCGTCGAAACCTTCCACAGCGATCGGCTGGTGCTCCAGGATTGCGGGGACATGATCGGCTGCGACGAAGATGTCCGGAAAACCGACCACGACCAGCGTTCGACACGATGGATTGCGCTTGAGGCGCAACTTCGCCGAGAGAATCACGACGCAGGTGGCTTCGCTACCGACCAGCGCCCGCGCCACATTGAAGCTCCGCTCCGGCAGCAGTTCATTCAGGTTGTAGCCGCTGACTCGCCGCGGGATATCCGGAAAGCGTTCACGCACCAGCGCGCCGTACTGGTCGCGCAGCTCAAGCAACTCCTGGTAGATCTCGGCGCGGCGATCGCGCCCCGCGAGGATTCGCGCAAGCTCCGCTTCGTTGGTCTCACCAGCGGTAAGGATCGTGCCGTCGTACAGCAGCACTTCAAGCTCAAGCGTATTGTCGTCCGTCTTGCCGCCAAACAGGGCGTGCGAGCCGCAGGAGTTGTTGCCCAGCATGCCGCCCAACGTGCAATGCGAATGCGTTGCAGGATCCGGTGCGAAGAACCACCCAAGCGGTTTGACGACCGCCTGCAACGCATCCAGCACGATGCCGGGCTCCACGCGAACCCAGCCTGCATCGGCGTCCACCTCAAGCACGTGGTGCATGTATCGGGAAAAGTCGAGAATGACCGCCACGTTTGTACATTGGCCGGCAAGCGACGTGCCTGCGCCGCGCGAAAGCAGCGGAGCTCCGAAGCTACGGCACACCGCCACCGCCGCGATGACGTCTTCGCGCGTGCGCGGCAGAACTACGCCGATAGGGATGTGCCGGTAGTTCGACGCATCGGTCGCGTAGAGGGCTCGCGTTCCGCGATCGAACTGAACGTCACCCGTGACCGCCTGCCGGAGAGCTGCTTCCAGCTCCCCGGCCTGATCGAAATTGTCTGGAGAATACGCGTGCGACGACGGAGGTAGCGGCGCAATCTGCACCAGGTCCGGCAAGGTGGTACTCATCAGCACGAGCATACGCGCTTGGCGGCGCGACTTGCACCTTGCCTGCCTGGGCCGATTTAGGAGGTGTAAGGCGCGAGCGGCGGGACGTCGTAACCCATGTCACGCAGTACCTTGCGCATGTACTCCTGGCTCTTGCGCACGCCGGGTACCGGGTCGTCTGCCTTGATCTCGTATTCCAGATCGACGTAGCCGGGATAGCTGATGTCGATCAGCGCCTTGAAGATCTTCGCCACTGGCATCACGCCTTCGCCCACCGCCACCTGGCTCTCGCGGCTGTGGGGATCTGCAAGATCCTTCAAGTGGCAGTCGTACAGCCTCTTGCCGGCCATGTTCACCGCTTCCACCGGATCGGTGCCCGCGCGCAGCGTATGACCGAAGTCGATGCAGTATCCGACGCGATGATCCAGCGGCTCAATGAACTTCTGGATATCGAAGGGCGACGGCCATTCTTTGTCCTCAGGTCCGTGATTGTGGATGGCCATGCGGATGTCGTACTGGGAACAAAAGTGCGCGACCCGGCCTAAAGCCTCATGCGAAGGAGATCCGACGAACAATGGGATCTTTGCCGCTTTCAGATATTCAAAGGACGGCCGAACCGCCTCGTCCGTGTCGGTCTTGAAGTAGATGGTGCCGGCGGCCGTCAGCCGGATGCCCGCATCGCGAAACACCTGCGCACGCTGCGCAACCGTGTCCAGCGGCTCCATGGGCAGGTGGAAGTCCGGCTTAATGTTCAGGTCCCGCAAACCCAACTGCTGCAGCATCTGGATCATCTGCGGAGTCTTGAAGCTGCGAAAGCTGTAGGAGCACTGGCCGAATTTCAGCGGC contains:
- a CDS encoding arylesterase; the encoded protein is MSTTEQQAVDDGRPVIACFGDSLTAGYGVDAADSYPSRLQGLLDKAGYHYRVVNLGISGETTKDGLARVDRVLALHPAIAVVEFGGNDGLRGVPVASSRANLDAIVQRLKSSGTEVALAGITLPPQFGQAYIQEFNRTYHVVADKYSVPLYPFLLQGVWGVSGSIQQDGVHPTAQGCRQVAKNIFGFLQPMLKK
- the xylB gene encoding xylulokinase gives rise to the protein MTTASAFLGIDCGTQGTKALLLQQDGKTLGRGYAKHDIIERANGAREQDPRWWVDALKTSVAAAMASHPNAAVQGIGISGQQHGLVVLDEANEVIRPAKLWNDTETAPQNEKLLTHFGGPEAWIERFGIVPRTGYTVSKLLWLKEVEPQNFARVRHILLPHEYLNLWLTGNLRAEYGDASGTGYFDPRSRKWIAEVLQWIDGGSGQLVSALPQLITPEDAVGKLRPEIADELGLPHDCLVASGGGDNMMGALGTGNVKQGVVTMSLGTSSTVYSYRDAPAEDRSGNVAPFCSSSGGWLPLVCTMNATNVVTQTVELIGSTVAALEPALQNTPPGADGLVWLPFLNGERTPDLPSARGTLLGVSANNYTQQHLIRAMVEGVSFGILAGLELILQGAAAQTVQLIGGGAKSAEWRQLLADATGATIQVPAEEEAGCLGAAIQAMYACGCAAGDGGSFQELADRYVRVDDSKTARPNPANRDLYRAAMRAYQDALHHQYPETAGSSAT
- a CDS encoding glycosyltransferase, whose amino-acid sequence is MVDPEQQTASQEPEFTLRLDGSAPTHPASSLRSRSYVELEQDEADTHELSVLIPARNEAHNLPGCLASLIGQSGDGFQLGRHWHIFVIDDESSDDTLRIAQDVAGKHEGVHVLRAPQLQARRHGFTGKNAALWFGVNQPVARTAKWLLFTDADTLHEPGTTHRAVIEAERHGVAMLSYSPRQIAANVVQRALLPLVFSELATAYPPKLVNDPGSPIAAANGQFLLVQRAAYFSVGGHQAVADRVLEDVALARLLKRRHGIRLRYAPESVAARMYRTTGEMMAGWTKNLALLFPRPVWLAAARILDFVLLVGLPVLSLSLPWLLWQRAAFWVLWLRVILRYWTRTRRSGANAIDIALAVFALPLLALLLVRSWQQVGLAKQVSWKGREYPQ
- the truB gene encoding tRNA pseudouridine(55) synthase TruB; translated protein: MQAAPIHGLLILDKPAGLTSHDVVALARRATNERSIGHLGTLDPMATGVLPLLIGKWTRLASFFSTAEKLYTGTIRFGFSTDTFDAEGERMSEPEPLTRSLEELRALAEKFRGEIDQMPPVFSAKKIDGVPAYKLARQGKPVALKTSRITIHNFTLDALDGDTAEFSIHVSSGGYVRSVAHELGQLAGCGAHLSSLRRVQAGPFTLQQACTRDQLIDAVNHGNVRDLLLHPRTILPEFPAVAADESSLTKLRNGQAANLPEYSQSRMVKVFRGQTELAAICRRVAGTLFQPHLNLV
- a CDS encoding ABC transporter ATP-binding protein, whose protein sequence is MSSTPSIRVSNLIKTIRNGSRTVEILRGISFDVTAGEFVAMVGASGSGKSTLLGLLAGLDTPTSGNVNLNGTEISYLKEDDLAAVRGRLIGFVFQSYQLIPTLTALENVLLPYELNSKGQEREGLERARGLLDAVGLADRGDHYPVQLSGGEQQRVALARAFVLRPPIVLADEPTGNLDSRNGAQVMDLLLNLNRKEGTTLVLVTHDPAVAAHASRTLTIRDGALVSDQRNDAFPGSTSTNPRFG
- a CDS encoding ABC transporter permease, encoding MAALPWSTAARVAWRELRASRTKFLFVVLSVAVGVAALTGVRGFSASFRHTLLIRARSILAGDLGARMFQQPTPKQLALLDHAAAGLRRTTVTEMASMATAANSMDPLLVALKAIDPREYPYYGRVDLQPSMPLEQAVGNDSVAVGEDLLIRLRLHVGDSITLGDRTFRIAAVVESEPDRLSGAFAAGPRVLSSQQQLAETHLLATGSRASERFLFKLPSPDDRVVAKLKAAVEEALPEANVSDYRETNPAITVALDRATDILSLVSLVALVLGALGVAMAMRTHLLERLDSIAIMKSLGAQSSSVVRIYLLQTIFLGLLGGVVGVLLGVAVQVALPLLLGRMLGLSPELHIAGSAVLTGILTGLIITVLFTLPPLLDIRNVRPISILRRAVDAEPAPALQQLRQRLRANLVQVGAMVLILAGLATIAGVLSESRKAGLIFVVALVAVLLALIAAAALLLWILRRTLQRTRFSLPPAVRHGLANLYRPGNPSAALLAALGLGVMQVAIVFFLGQAFTHELKLSTRTDLPNVFLVDIADNELLGLQSLLKQQPEVRGTPEFVPVLSSRILSVDGVPAAQLKLKNFPQRMLQSITLTWSETLPEGTTVLQGKFWQPGETRAQLAIGERHAERLGVKLHSHIVFAAGSDADRPIDAEVSAIVRSDGQHAYSRAEFILPRAPLDGISEVWYGAVHSDPNQVGELQRALYAKYPTVTVINVAQAFEQLRKILVQVQLVVQFLAGFSIFAGLVILASAVAGTRYRRVREVVVLKTLGATRLRIGSIFTIEFAVLGLVAGLVGLLFANLSTRALLRQMDLGYHLNAAENLGMWILVALLTVATGWLASYRILGQKPLEVLREE